One Streptomyces sp. ML-6 genomic region harbors:
- a CDS encoding type III polyketide synthase — MAVLCKPAIAVPEYVITNEETLDLARRLHGDHPQIDLVLRLIEHTGVQKRHLIQPIEKVLQHPGFDARSVTYEEHTKARVPAVVRRALDHAELEPDQIDLIVYVSCTGFMMPPATSWLIGEMGFRPETRQLPIAQLGCAAGGAAVNRAHDYCTAYPDANVLIVACEFCSLCYQPTDLGVGSLLSNGLFGDGIAAVVLRGSGGTGVRLERNGSFIIPDTEDWISYAVRSTGFHFQLDKRVPGTMEPLAPALEAVAEEHQWNAGKMDFYIIHAGGPRILDDLSHFLDVPPEAFRFSRATLTEYGNIASAVVLDALGRMFDEASALDGHRGLMAGFGPGITAEISLGTWTSEAES; from the coding sequence ATGGCGGTTCTCTGCAAGCCGGCCATCGCGGTTCCCGAGTACGTCATCACCAACGAGGAAACCCTCGATCTGGCCCGGCGGTTGCACGGTGACCACCCGCAGATCGATCTGGTTCTTCGCCTGATCGAACACACCGGGGTGCAGAAACGGCATCTGATCCAGCCGATCGAGAAGGTGTTGCAGCACCCGGGTTTCGACGCCCGCAGCGTCACCTACGAGGAGCACACCAAGGCCCGGGTGCCGGCGGTGGTGCGCCGGGCGCTCGATCACGCCGAACTGGAGCCGGATCAGATCGACTTGATCGTCTACGTCTCCTGCACCGGCTTCATGATGCCGCCGGCCACCTCGTGGCTCATCGGCGAGATGGGCTTCCGTCCGGAGACCCGGCAGCTGCCGATCGCCCAACTCGGCTGCGCGGCGGGCGGTGCGGCGGTGAACCGGGCCCATGACTACTGCACGGCCTACCCCGACGCCAATGTGCTGATCGTGGCCTGCGAGTTCTGCTCGCTGTGCTATCAGCCCACCGACCTGGGTGTGGGGTCGCTGCTGTCCAACGGGCTGTTCGGCGACGGCATAGCCGCCGTCGTGCTGCGGGGCAGCGGCGGCACGGGAGTGCGGCTGGAGCGCAACGGCTCGTTCATCATCCCGGACACCGAGGACTGGATCTCCTACGCGGTCCGCTCCACCGGGTTCCACTTCCAGCTCGACAAGCGGGTGCCCGGCACCATGGAACCCCTCGCGCCCGCCCTGGAGGCGGTCGCCGAGGAGCATCAGTGGAACGCGGGGAAGATGGACTTCTACATCATCCACGCGGGCGGCCCGCGCATCCTGGACGACCTGAGCCACTTCCTGGACGTGCCGCCCGAGGCGTTCCGCTTCAGCCGCGCCACGCTCACCGAGTACGGCAACATCGCCAGCGCCGTGGTGCTGGACGCCCTCGGCCGCATGTTCGACGAGGCTTCGGCCCTCGACGGCCACCGCGGTCTGATGGCCGGCTTCGGTCCCGGCATCACCGCCGAGATCTCCCTGGGCACCTGGACGAGCGAGGCCGAGTCCTGA